ACGTCGTCGCGCACGCCGCCGGCGACGCCGACCCGGCTCCCGGCGGCCCGCGCGGGCACCACCGGGTCGTCTACGAGGTCACGGGGTCCGGGCGCGCCCGCTTCCGCGACCTGCTCGCCGACCCCGGCGCGCCCTTCGGCGACGACGACGCCTTCGCCGTCCGGTTCGCGTTCTTCACGCGCCTGGGCACCGAGGACCGCGTCCGCGTGCTCGAGGGCCGGCGGGCGCGCCTGCTCGACCGGCTGACCGCCGCCCGGCGCGGCGACGGCGCGTCGTCGACCCGCGACCCCTACCGGCGCGCGTGGCTGCAGCGCGGCGTCGCCTCCCTCGAGGCGGAGCTGTCGTGGACCGACGCCCGCCTGGCCGCCGAGCGGCCCGCGTCGCCGGGGGCCCGCACGGTCCCGGGCGGCGGAACCGACCAGCCCCAGCACCACCGATGACAGGCCGGACCGTCCGGCCCCGACAAGGAGAACGCATGGGTTCCATCCGCCTCGCCGTGGTCGGCGTCGGCAACTGCGCCGCCTCGCTCGTCCAGGGCGTCCACTACTACGCCGACGCCGCGCCGGACGGTCAGGTGCCGGGCCTCATGCACGTGGACTTCGGCGGCTACCACGTGCGCGACATCGAGTTCGTGGCCGCGTTCGACGTCGACGCCAAGAAGGTCGGCTTCGACCTCTCCGAGGCGATCGTCGCGAGCGAGAACAACACCATCTCCATCTGCGACGTGCCGCCCCTCGGCGTGCCGGTGCAGCGCGGGCGCACCCTCGACGGCCTCGGCCGGTACTACCGCGAGACCATCGAGGAGTCCGACGCCGAGCCCGTCGACGTCGTGGCCGCCCTGCGCGAGGCGCGCGCCGACGTGCTCGTCTGCTACCTGCCGGTCGGCAGCGAGGACGCGGCGAAGTACTACGCCGAGTGCGCGATAGAGGCCGGCGTGGCCTTCGTCAACGCCCTGCCCGTCTTCATCGCCTCCGACCCGGCGTGGGCGCAGCGCTTCACCGACGCCGGCGTCCCGATCGTCGGCGACGACATCAAGAGCCAGGTCGGCGCGACCATCACCCACCGGGTGCTCGCGCGGCTGTTCCAGGAGCGCGGCGTCGTGCTGGACCGGACCTACCAGCTCAACGTCGGCGGCAACATGGACTTCAAGAACATGCTCGAGCGGGACCGGCTGGAGTCCAAGAAGGTCTCCAAGACGCAGGCCGTCACGAGCAACGTCGACCACGACCTCGGCGCCCGCAACGTCCACATCGGCCCGAGCGACTACGTGCAGTGGCTCGACGACCGCAAGTGGGCCTACGTGCGCCTGGAGGGCCGTGCGTTCGGCGACGTGCCGCTCAACCTCGAGTACAAGCTCGAGGTGTGGGACTCCCCGAACTCCGCCGGCGTCATCATCGACGCGGTCCGCGCGGCGAAGCTCGCCAAGGACCGTGGCCTGGGCGGTCCCGTGCACGCCGCGAGCACGTACTTCATGAAGTCGCCGCCCGTGCAGCTGCCGGACGACCAGGGCCGCGCGGGCGTCGAGGCGTTCATCCGCGGCGAGTGAGCCGCGGCGCGTGAGCACCGCCGACCGGGTCGACGACGGGCTCGGCGAGGGGCCCGTCGAGGCACGGTCGGCGGGCCCCCGCGCGCGCCTGCTCGCGCTCTACCGGCACAGCCTCACCCGGTTCCTCGCCTTCAGCGCGGTCGGGCTCAGCTTCGACCTCGCGGTGCTCGCGCTGCTCGACGCCACGACGCCCCTGCCCGCCCAGGCGAGCGTGACGGTCGCCTTCGCCCTCACGTACGCGCTGAACTTCGCGCTCAACCGCTGGTTCGCCTTCGACGCGGCCCACGGCCACGTGCGCGGGCAGCTGCGCCGCTTCCTGCCGCAGGTGGGCGCCGACTACCTGCTCGTCGTGTTCGGCGTGACGGTGCTCACGGCACTGGGGCTGCCGCTGCTGCTCGCCCGGCTGCTGTCGGCGTTCACCAACGCGGTGCTCAACTACACCGCCTACCGGTGGTGGACCTTCCGCGACGCGCTGCCCGGCCGGGGCCGCCGGTGACGGCCCGGGTGCACGACGACGGGCGGGCCGTCCCGACCTCGCCGGGCAGCCGCGGGTTCGGCCTCGTCCTGCGCGACGGGCGCTACCGGCGCCTGCTCGCGGTCCGCCTCGCCAGCCAGCTCGGCGACGGGGCCTTCCAGGCGGGGCTGGCGAGCTTCGTCCTGTTCAACCCGACGACGGCGCCCACCGCGCCGCTGGTCGCGGGCGCCCTGACGGTCGCGGTCCTGCCCTTCACGCTCGTCGGGCCCTTCGCCGGGGTCCTGCTGGACCGCTGGCCCCGCCAGCGCGTGCTGCTCGTGAGCAACGCCGTCCGCGTCGTGCTCGCGCTCGCCGTCGCCGGGCTCGTGGCCGCGTCCGGCGGCCGCTTCGAGGGGGCGACGCTCACCGGGCTCTACGTGCTCGTGCTCGCGGCGCTGTCGCTCAACCGCTTCCTGCTGGCCGGGCTCGGGGCCTCGCTGCCGAAGGTCGTCGAGCGGGACCTGCTCGTCGCGGCGAACGCCGTCACGCCGACGCTCGGCACGGGCGCCTTCGGCGCCGGCTTCGGGCTCGGCCTGCTCGCGCGGTTCGTGCTCGGCGCCGGTGCGGCGACGGACGCCGCCGTCGTCGGGCTCGGGGGCCTGCTGTGGGGGGCCGCGGCCCTGCTCACGCTGCGGCTCGCCCGGGGCGCGCTCGGACCCGACGCCCCGACCGGTGCGAGCGGCCGGCAGGCGGTGGCGGCGGTGCTGCGCGGCCTGCGCGAGGGGGTCGTGCACCTGTGGCGGCGCCCGCCCGCGCGCGACGCGATCGCGGTCGTGGGGGCCCACCGCGTCGCCTTCGGGCTGTCGACGATCGCGACGTTGCTCCTCGCGCGCGGCTACCTCGCCGACGACGTCGACGGCGGGCTCGGCGTGCTCGGGCTCGTCGGCGCGGCCGCCGCGGCCGGCGCGCTGCTCGCGGCGGCCGTCACGCCCGCGGCCGTGCGCCGCCTGGAGCACGTGGCACCGCACCGGCGGGCCGGCCTGCCCGCGCTCGACGCCTGGGTCGTCGCCGCGCTCGGCGCCGCGGCGCTCACCGAGGCGCTGTTCGTGCTCGGCATCGCGACGTGGTCGCTGACCGCGGGCGCCCTCGTGCTCGCGTGCGCGGGGCAGGTCGTGAAGATCGCGGCCGACACGCACGTCCACACGAGCGTGTCGGAGCCGTTGCGGGGCCGGGCGTTCGCCGGCTACGACGTCGTGTTCAACGCCGCCTTCGTGTCCGCCGCCGCGCTCGGGGCGCTGGTCGTCCCCGACGACGGCTGGTCGCGGTCGCTGTACGCCGCGATCGCGGTCGGCTACGCGGTCGTGGGGGTGGGCTACGCGACGGCCGCCCGGCGACGGGGCCCGGGTGGGCCCGGGCCTCAGGAGTAGGCGCGGAAGACGAACGCCGCCATGTGCTCGCGGGTCACCGACCAGCCGGGGTTGTAGCGCGGCGCGGTGCCCGACGACGCGGCCACGCCCTCGCGGGCCATCCACTCCACGGGCGCGAAGACGTACGTGCCGGGCCGGACGTCGGCGAAGGTCGCGCGCGACGGCACGCTCAGGGGCCTCGGTCCCTTGGCGCGGGCGAGGAAGGCCGCCATCTCGCCCCGGGAGACCGAGGCGGTGGGCCGGTAGACCGACGCCCTGCTCGCGATGCCCCGGGAGACGAGCCACTCGACCTCCTTGTGGAACGCCGACCCGCGGCGCACGTCGGAGAAGGTCGCGGTGGTGGGCGGGGTGAAGGCGGGCGAGCCCGCGGCGCGGTAGAGGAAGGCGGCCATCTGCCCCCGCGTCACCGGGTCCTTGCGGCCGAAGGAGCCGTCGCCGTAGCCCTGCGTGATGCCCCGCTCCTTGAGCCAGGCGATGGACTCGGAGTACGGCTCGCCGACCTGGACGTCGGTGAAGACCGACAGGGGCGAGGGGGACCGGGTGTACGTCGCGAACACCTGCACGGCCCACACGCGGCCGGAGGAGTCGACCTTCCGTCCGATCCCGATCGTCG
This genomic stretch from Aquipuribacter sp. SD81 harbors:
- a CDS encoding MFS transporter, translating into MTARVHDDGRAVPTSPGSRGFGLVLRDGRYRRLLAVRLASQLGDGAFQAGLASFVLFNPTTAPTAPLVAGALTVAVLPFTLVGPFAGVLLDRWPRQRVLLVSNAVRVVLALAVAGLVAASGGRFEGATLTGLYVLVLAALSLNRFLLAGLGASLPKVVERDLLVAANAVTPTLGTGAFGAGFGLGLLARFVLGAGAATDAAVVGLGGLLWGAAALLTLRLARGALGPDAPTGASGRQAVAAVLRGLREGVVHLWRRPPARDAIAVVGAHRVAFGLSTIATLLLARGYLADDVDGGLGVLGLVGAAAAAGALLAAAVTPAAVRRLEHVAPHRRAGLPALDAWVVAALGAAALTEALFVLGIATWSLTAGALVLACAGQVVKIAADTHVHTSVSEPLRGRAFAGYDVVFNAAFVSAAALGALVVPDDGWSRSLYAAIAVGYAVVGVGYATAARRRGPGGPGPQE
- a CDS encoding S-layer homology domain-containing protein, which translates into the protein MRRAPRLVLAVVALLLGLLLVPPAEASTGTLYGHVDRSRTAAGLKVLVRDAALQRVAQAWAEQLARAGRLSHNPSYAQQIPGGWSRAGENVAYVGSGHSAPDDVLHSMWMTSAGHKANILGDYTTIGIGRKVDSSGRVWAVQVFATYTRSPSPLSVFTDVQVGEPYSESIAWLKERGITQGYGDGSFGRKDPVTRGQMAAFLYRAAGSPAFTPPTTATFSDVRRGSAFHKEVEWLVSRGIASRASVYRPTASVSRGEMAAFLARAKGPRPLSVPSRATFADVRPGTYVFAPVEWMAREGVAASSGTAPRYNPGWSVTREHMAAFVFRAYS
- a CDS encoding inositol-3-phosphate synthase; translation: MGSIRLAVVGVGNCAASLVQGVHYYADAAPDGQVPGLMHVDFGGYHVRDIEFVAAFDVDAKKVGFDLSEAIVASENNTISICDVPPLGVPVQRGRTLDGLGRYYRETIEESDAEPVDVVAALREARADVLVCYLPVGSEDAAKYYAECAIEAGVAFVNALPVFIASDPAWAQRFTDAGVPIVGDDIKSQVGATITHRVLARLFQERGVVLDRTYQLNVGGNMDFKNMLERDRLESKKVSKTQAVTSNVDHDLGARNVHIGPSDYVQWLDDRKWAYVRLEGRAFGDVPLNLEYKLEVWDSPNSAGVIIDAVRAAKLAKDRGLGGPVHAASTYFMKSPPVQLPDDQGRAGVEAFIRGE
- a CDS encoding GtrA family protein; protein product: MSTADRVDDGLGEGPVEARSAGPRARLLALYRHSLTRFLAFSAVGLSFDLAVLALLDATTPLPAQASVTVAFALTYALNFALNRWFAFDAAHGHVRGQLRRFLPQVGADYLLVVFGVTVLTALGLPLLLARLLSAFTNAVLNYTAYRWWTFRDALPGRGRR
- a CDS encoding PadR family transcriptional regulator, whose amino-acid sequence is MPRRTDVIELAVLGVLEDAPMHGYHLRKQVTTVLGPWRAALSFGTLYPTLRRLQARGDVVAHAAGDADPAPGGPRGHHRVVYEVTGSGRARFRDLLADPGAPFGDDDAFAVRFAFFTRLGTEDRVRVLEGRRARLLDRLTAARRGDGASSTRDPYRRAWLQRGVASLEAELSWTDARLAAERPASPGARTVPGGGTDQPQHHR